In Sphingobacterium sp. PCS056, the following proteins share a genomic window:
- a CDS encoding bestrophin family protein — MFNKVKKEITLVAIIGLIFNAFTYVLEDRLPDMPLGVPAFLGTAISVLLSFKMSQSYERWWEARKIWGAIVNDSRSLVIQLQGYLDAEYASVIKEIAYKQIAWCYALGDSLRGLNPLARPLELTQDEIDLLQHHKNVPLAITQLQALTIKKLSEKQAMHEFYRVQLDQTLVRLVDAMGRAERINTTVFPVTYRLFLHGAIYLFLITLSIAIQDVSPIFEIPLLVLIAALFFLADKTAYNLQDPFRNRQSDTPVTAIARNIEINIKQLLGEEDIPEPLKPKTFFIL; from the coding sequence ATGTTTAACAAAGTAAAAAAGGAAATCACTTTGGTCGCCATTATTGGCTTAATCTTTAATGCCTTTACTTATGTATTGGAAGATAGGCTTCCCGATATGCCATTGGGGGTTCCTGCATTTTTAGGAACAGCGATATCGGTTTTATTATCTTTCAAAATGAGTCAATCCTATGAACGATGGTGGGAAGCCCGAAAGATCTGGGGCGCTATTGTCAACGATTCTCGGTCACTTGTCATCCAGTTACAGGGCTATCTTGATGCCGAATATGCAAGCGTTATAAAGGAAATAGCATACAAGCAGATTGCTTGGTGTTATGCATTAGGGGATTCTCTTCGCGGTCTCAATCCTCTTGCTAGACCATTGGAACTGACACAGGATGAAATCGATTTACTTCAACACCATAAAAATGTGCCATTGGCAATCACCCAATTACAGGCACTCACGATCAAGAAATTATCAGAGAAGCAAGCTATGCACGAGTTTTACCGTGTTCAGTTGGATCAGACCTTAGTGCGTCTGGTAGATGCTATGGGTAGGGCCGAACGTATCAACACTACTGTTTTCCCAGTTACTTACCGGCTTTTCCTGCACGGAGCGATATATCTTTTTTTAATCACTTTATCGATAGCCATACAGGATGTAAGTCCGATTTTCGAGATTCCACTATTAGTTCTTATCGCAGCCTTGTTTTTCCTTGCTGATAAGACAGCATATAATCTTCAGGATCCCTTTCGTAATCGACAAAGTGACACACCAGTAACCGCCATAGCCCGGAACATCGAGATCAATATTAAGCAATTGCTTGGAGAAGAAGATATTCCAGAGCCATTGAAACCAAAGACATTTTTTATTCTCTAG
- a CDS encoding GNAT family N-acetyltransferase gives MNVISVRENPEYKEKAIQYLQNSWSEVLPIIYEDCITNCIDAEQPLPQWYLLEKENEIIGCAGLITNDFISRMDLYPWLCALFIDEKYRGHNYGNLIIDRAKTDTRNFGFTYLNLCTDHIGYYEKLGFDYIGQGYHPWEEETRIYQIKVKL, from the coding sequence ATGAACGTAATTTCTGTTAGAGAAAATCCAGAATATAAGGAGAAAGCCATACAATACTTACAAAACAGTTGGTCTGAAGTATTACCAATTATTTATGAAGATTGCATAACAAATTGTATAGACGCAGAACAACCATTACCTCAATGGTATTTGTTAGAGAAAGAAAATGAAATAATCGGTTGTGCAGGATTGATTACAAACGATTTCATTAGCCGAATGGATTTATATCCATGGCTTTGCGCACTATTTATTGATGAAAAATATAGGGGCCACAATTATGGCAACCTAATCATTGATCGAGCAAAAACAGATACAAGAAATTTTGGTTTTACCTATTTAAATCTCTGCACGGACCATATCGGATACTATGAAAAATTAGGATTTGACTATATTGGTCAGGGATACCATCCCTGGGAAGAGGAAACTAGAATTTATCAGATAAAAGTTAAATTATAA
- a CDS encoding SDR family oxidoreductase, producing the protein MKAEIKTYLIFGISKGLGKAITKCLPNENDEVLGISRSKPDYLHEKMNIKWISTDLSNPKKSSEIIKANVGDKKVDYFIYNVGIWESNAFTESYSFEENSESEISTLINTNITSCILNIKSVIENLKQSDNAKIILIGSTWGLDNNNGKEVTFAATKFALRGIVHSLRENLREYKIGVSILNLGYLATEFDNGESIETVIEKTDGNLIPLQDVINALKFIISTSNASCVKEINMPAMNDFNL; encoded by the coding sequence TTGAAAGCGGAAATAAAAACTTATTTAATATTTGGAATAAGTAAAGGTCTGGGAAAAGCAATTACTAAATGCTTACCCAATGAAAATGATGAAGTATTGGGAATTTCAAGAAGTAAACCAGACTATTTACACGAAAAAATGAATATCAAGTGGATTAGCACGGACCTGTCAAACCCAAAAAAATCGTCAGAGATTATAAAAGCGAATGTAGGGGATAAAAAAGTAGATTACTTCATTTATAATGTTGGAATATGGGAAAGTAATGCTTTTACAGAAAGCTATAGTTTTGAAGAAAATTCTGAATCAGAAATATCTACTTTGATAAATACAAATATCACATCCTGTATTTTGAATATTAAATCAGTAATTGAAAATTTAAAACAATCTGACAACGCCAAAATAATTCTAATTGGCTCAACTTGGGGACTAGATAACAATAATGGAAAAGAAGTAACTTTTGCCGCGACTAAGTTCGCATTAAGAGGTATAGTACATTCATTGAGAGAGAATCTTCGTGAGTATAAAATTGGGGTTTCCATATTAAACTTAGGTTATTTAGCAACCGAATTTGACAATGGTGAAAGTATAGAAACTGTAATAGAAAAAACTGATGGAAACCTAATTCCTTTACAAGATGTGATTAATGCATTGAAATTTATCATATCAACTTCTAATGCTAGTTGTGTAAAGGAAATCAATATGCCGGCTATGAATGATTTTAATTTATAA
- a CDS encoding AraC family transcriptional regulator → MMEYEAKYITDDLKLSCYEDKFFKSDILFEHHMLIWFISGETKIVQADANYVFKGGDIFLIPRNQLATIINYPIDGKPHKTVVMHLTTARLRDFYAHLDVVSKTLESPKIYHFSNDPLLESCLSSLIPYFDIKELPEHIATLKITEAISILRVIDKSIDHILANFEEPGKIDLTGYMEKNFMFNLPLAKFGYLTGRSLTTFKRDFSKAFHTTPQRWLTQKRLELAHYQFTEKQKRPIDVCYETGFENLSHFSYAFKKHYGYAPTELLNKLRTDNVGQ, encoded by the coding sequence ATGATGGAATACGAAGCAAAATACATAACGGATGATCTCAAGCTTTCTTGTTACGAGGATAAGTTTTTTAAATCGGACATTTTATTTGAGCACCACATGTTGATCTGGTTCATTTCAGGTGAGACAAAAATAGTCCAAGCGGATGCCAATTATGTGTTTAAAGGTGGCGATATTTTCCTTATTCCTAGAAACCAGTTAGCCACCATCATCAATTATCCAATAGACGGGAAACCACATAAGACAGTCGTGATGCATCTGACCACTGCAAGATTAAGGGATTTTTATGCCCATCTGGATGTAGTTTCCAAAACATTAGAGTCGCCTAAAATTTATCATTTTAGCAATGATCCTTTATTGGAAAGTTGTTTGTCTTCCCTGATTCCGTATTTTGATATCAAAGAACTACCAGAACATATTGCAACATTAAAAATAACAGAAGCCATTAGTATTCTAAGGGTAATTGATAAAAGCATAGACCATATACTGGCTAATTTTGAAGAACCTGGAAAAATTGATCTGACCGGATATATGGAGAAAAACTTTATGTTTAACCTTCCTCTTGCAAAATTCGGTTACCTGACCGGAAGAAGCCTGACGACATTTAAAAGAGACTTCAGCAAAGCGTTCCATACAACGCCACAACGCTGGCTCACTCAAAAAAGGCTAGAACTGGCGCATTACCAATTTACGGAAAAACAGAAACGTCCCATTGATGTCTGTTATGAAACAGGCTTTGAGAACCTGTCGCACTTTTCATACGCCTTTAAAAAACACTATGGCTATGCGCCAACTGAATTACTGAACAAACTTAGGACAGATAACGTTGGACAATAA
- a CDS encoding SDR family NAD(P)-dependent oxidoreductase, with translation MEQYNYQGALQKPIGSGFNAKSTATDVIKGIDLTGKIAIVTGGNTGIGLETTKTLSLAGATVIVPARDIEKAKQNLKGIDQVEIEQMDLMDTSSIYAFADKFIASGRPLHLLINNAGIMWVPLRYDSRAIESQLVTNYLAQFQLTSKLWPVLKQANGARVINVSSHGHHFGTFDFNDPNFQNREYETLQAYGQSKTASNLFALELDNRARAFNVRAYSLHPGSIAGTELGREAPLDLFIKMGFMDEKGNMLPEVLASLKTIPQGAATTVWCATTSLLDNIGGVYCEDADIATLASDSGISSGVKQYALDEDNAKQLWKWSEETSGITFPII, from the coding sequence ATGGAACAATACAATTATCAGGGAGCACTACAAAAACCAATAGGCTCTGGCTTCAATGCAAAATCAACAGCAACAGACGTGATTAAAGGTATAGACCTGACAGGAAAAATAGCAATCGTAACAGGTGGTAACACTGGTATTGGTCTAGAAACGACCAAGACATTGTCACTTGCAGGGGCGACCGTTATTGTACCGGCAAGAGATATCGAAAAAGCAAAACAGAATCTAAAAGGAATTGACCAAGTGGAAATAGAGCAGATGGATTTAATGGATACCTCTTCCATTTATGCATTTGCAGATAAATTTATAGCGTCAGGCAGACCGCTTCACCTATTGATCAACAATGCGGGAATTATGTGGGTACCACTTCGCTACGATAGCCGTGCTATCGAATCGCAGCTGGTTACTAATTATCTTGCCCAATTCCAGTTAACATCAAAACTGTGGCCTGTTTTGAAACAAGCAAATGGTGCTAGAGTCATTAATGTATCTTCGCACGGTCACCATTTTGGAACCTTCGATTTCAATGATCCAAATTTTCAAAACCGTGAATACGAAACATTACAGGCCTATGGTCAATCAAAGACTGCAAGCAACTTATTTGCTCTAGAACTAGATAACCGAGCTAGAGCATTCAATGTACGAGCATATAGCCTGCATCCGGGTTCTATAGCTGGGACAGAACTTGGAAGGGAAGCTCCATTGGACCTGTTTATAAAAATGGGTTTTATGGATGAAAAGGGAAATATGCTTCCCGAGGTATTGGCTTCACTCAAAACCATCCCGCAGGGGGCGGCAACTACAGTATGGTGTGCGACTACGTCGTTGCTCGATAATATAGGAGGCGTGTACTGTGAAGATGCAGATATTGCCACGCTGGCATCCGACAGCGGAATATCTTCGGGAGTAAAACAATACGCTCTGGATGAGGATAATGCCAAACAACTATGGAAATGGAGTGAAGAAACCAGCGGTATCACTTTTCCTATAATTTAA
- a CDS encoding CPBP family intramembrane glutamic endopeptidase: MKNKVNYLAILTFFIIAIALRYLTNKTDLLSNLPSGFIKIILQGISPTIAAITVFAVFKIKPILTLKGNYGHILTPFLLYWTLPIVLILGVEYGTKGTISFEAITAILIYGLLEEIGWRGFLQQQLKPLPEILNIFIVAILWFVWHLNFDFTSSNLLFFVILILGSWGIGKVANQTYSLLAVSAFHSLNNFFPDMNTIKVLLILCLISIWVIALIIRKKQQNKEKAIGVGYN, encoded by the coding sequence ATGAAAAATAAAGTTAATTATCTTGCTATTCTGACGTTTTTTATCATCGCAATTGCCCTTCGCTATCTGACCAATAAAACTGATTTATTAAGCAATCTACCAAGCGGTTTCATTAAAATTATCCTGCAAGGTATATCGCCAACTATTGCTGCAATAACGGTATTTGCCGTATTTAAAATAAAACCGATTCTGACATTAAAGGGAAACTATGGTCATATACTTACCCCATTTCTTTTATATTGGACATTACCTATTGTACTGATTCTAGGTGTCGAGTATGGTACTAAAGGAACAATATCATTTGAAGCCATTACCGCAATTTTAATCTATGGTCTCTTAGAAGAGATCGGATGGAGAGGTTTTTTGCAGCAACAGCTTAAGCCATTACCGGAGATTTTAAATATTTTCATAGTAGCCATATTGTGGTTCGTTTGGCACTTAAACTTTGATTTCACAAGCTCAAATCTATTATTTTTTGTGATTTTAATTCTTGGAAGTTGGGGGATCGGAAAAGTTGCCAATCAGACATATTCTCTATTGGCAGTATCTGCGTTTCACTCCCTTAATAACTTTTTTCCAGACATGAACACTATTAAAGTCTTATTAATACTTTGCTTGATATCAATTTGGGTAATTGCGCTAATCATTAGAAAAAAACAGCAAAATAAAGAAAAAGCTATTGGTGTAGGATATAACTAA
- a CDS encoding cyclic nucleotide-binding domain-containing protein, which yields MEQPTPQRVKEIFDPFYKADINLWTAFAKYLHVRTFKKNELIKDYHKQEKYINILIRGSVAHFVLADEKDVCINLYYEEQLFSDYLSFLTQSPTVIKTQALEESHVWSISYNDLHALYTRSSTGLLIGKAISDAMFIRKQSEQINLLTRSPT from the coding sequence ATGGAACAGCCAACACCTCAACGAGTAAAAGAAATATTTGATCCATTTTACAAAGCGGATATCAACCTTTGGACAGCATTTGCAAAATATCTGCATGTTCGCACATTTAAAAAAAATGAATTAATTAAGGATTACCACAAACAAGAAAAATATATTAACATTTTAATCCGTGGTTCAGTTGCTCACTTTGTTTTGGCAGATGAAAAAGACGTATGCATTAACCTTTATTACGAAGAACAATTATTCAGTGACTATCTCTCATTTCTGACCCAGTCTCCAACTGTTATAAAAACACAAGCTTTAGAAGAATCACACGTATGGTCGATCAGCTACAACGATCTCCATGCATTATACACCAGATCCAGCACAGGGTTACTTATTGGTAAAGCCATTTCTGATGCCATGTTTATCAGGAAGCAATCTGAGCAAATAAATCTACTTACACGATCTCCTACATAA